In the genome of Leptolyngbya subtilissima AS-A7, one region contains:
- a CDS encoding pentapeptide repeat-containing protein, giving the protein MFLPLPQAFAVVCALLIMLTGWLGVAPTAQAQENTVDYTLTDLSFRDFSGKSLSGTSFAAAEMREANFEKADLSKTILTKASFLRANLAGANLTGTFADRVIFDGADLSNALFIDALLTSSSFGDANITGADFSGAIVDRFQTAQMCKHADGVNETTGVATRDSLGCR; this is encoded by the coding sequence ATGTTCCTTCCCCTCCCCCAAGCCTTTGCTGTCGTTTGCGCTCTGCTCATCATGCTCACTGGGTGGCTCGGCGTTGCCCCTACCGCCCAAGCCCAAGAGAACACGGTCGATTACACCCTCACTGACCTCAGTTTTCGCGACTTCTCGGGCAAGAGTCTTTCGGGCACCTCCTTCGCAGCGGCAGAAATGCGGGAGGCTAACTTTGAGAAAGCCGACCTGAGCAAAACCATTCTCACCAAGGCGTCGTTTTTGCGGGCTAATCTGGCCGGGGCCAACCTGACGGGAACCTTTGCCGATCGCGTCATCTTTGACGGGGCCGACCTCTCCAACGCCCTTTTTATCGACGCGCTGCTCACCAGCAGCAGCTTTGGCGATGCCAATATCACCGGGGCCGACTTCTCGGGCGCGATTGTCGATCGCTTTCAGACCGCGCAGATGTGCAAGCACGCCGACGGCGTGAATGAGACCACTGGGGTGGCGACCAGGGATAGTTTGGGCTGCCGGTAG
- a CDS encoding B12-binding domain-containing radical SAM protein: MPSLPLQDETLLFEPAAPQEDALAVVFAFPNEYSVGITSLGYQVVWATLARRSDVQVSRLFTDGHEPLPAVVDVLGFSLSWELDYANLLTLLEQLDIPLFAGDRTADHPLVFGGGPVLTANPEPFADFFDVILLGDGETLLDDFFDALVELKSASRSETLRRLAGVPGVYVPSLYTVSYDGPTGGVQAIHPVDIDIPAAVQKQTYRGNVLSASTVVTPHAAWENIFMVEVVRSCPEMCRFCLASYLTLPFRPASLEASLIPAIERGLAVTSRLGLLGASVTQHPEFDTLLDYLSRPQFDDVRVSLSSVRTNTVTSKLAETLTRHDSRSITIAIESGSERVRQIVNKKLETDDIEHAAVNAKAGGLSAMKLYGMAGIPGETMADLEQTVALMLRLKKAAPGLRLTFGCSTFVPKAHTPLQWCGVNREAEKRLKYLQKHLRSKGIDFRPESYNWSVIQALISRGDRRLGPVLERVRHYGDSLGSYRRAFKDFQGQIPPMEYYVHEDWDLDQPLPWDHLLGPLPKATLQKHFDSAGVGAIAV, encoded by the coding sequence GTGCCCTCCCTTCCCCTTCAGGATGAAACTCTGCTGTTTGAGCCTGCCGCTCCCCAAGAGGACGCGCTGGCGGTGGTGTTTGCCTTTCCCAACGAGTACAGCGTGGGCATTACCAGTCTGGGTTATCAGGTGGTGTGGGCCACTCTAGCCCGTCGTAGCGATGTTCAGGTGAGTCGGCTGTTTACCGATGGTCATGAGCCGCTGCCTGCGGTGGTGGATGTGCTGGGTTTTTCACTGTCGTGGGAATTGGACTATGCCAACCTGCTGACGCTGCTAGAGCAGCTGGATATTCCGCTGTTTGCGGGCGATCGCACCGCCGACCACCCTTTGGTCTTTGGCGGTGGCCCGGTGCTCACCGCCAACCCCGAACCCTTTGCCGACTTCTTTGATGTGATCTTGCTGGGGGATGGCGAGACTCTATTAGATGACTTTTTTGATGCCCTGGTGGAGCTAAAATCTGCCTCCCGCTCTGAGACTCTGCGGCGCTTAGCCGGGGTACCGGGGGTCTACGTGCCGTCGCTCTATACCGTCAGCTATGACGGCCCCACCGGTGGTGTGCAAGCTATTCACCCCGTCGATATTGATATTCCCGCTGCGGTGCAAAAGCAGACTTACCGAGGCAATGTGCTATCGGCTTCGACCGTCGTCACCCCCCACGCCGCCTGGGAAAATATTTTTATGGTGGAGGTGGTGCGCAGCTGCCCGGAGATGTGCCGCTTTTGCTTGGCCAGCTACCTGACACTGCCCTTTCGCCCCGCCAGCCTGGAAGCATCCCTAATCCCCGCCATTGAGCGGGGGCTTGCCGTCACCAGCCGGCTGGGATTGCTAGGGGCTTCGGTGACTCAGCATCCAGAATTTGACACGCTGCTGGACTATTTAAGTCGACCTCAGTTTGACGATGTGCGAGTGAGTCTCTCCTCGGTGCGCACCAACACCGTTACCTCTAAATTGGCTGAAACCCTGACCCGCCACGACAGTCGCTCGATCACCATTGCGATCGAGAGTGGGTCCGAGCGGGTGCGCCAGATCGTCAACAAAAAGCTTGAAACCGATGACATCGAGCACGCCGCCGTCAACGCCAAAGCTGGTGGCCTCAGCGCCATGAAGCTCTACGGCATGGCGGGTATCCCTGGCGAAACGATGGCTGACCTGGAGCAGACCGTCGCCCTGATGCTGCGGCTCAAGAAAGCTGCCCCTGGTCTGCGGCTCACCTTTGGGTGCAGCACCTTTGTGCCTAAGGCCCACACTCCGCTTCAGTGGTGCGGAGTCAACCGCGAAGCCGAAAAGCGGCTCAAGTATTTGCAAAAGCACCTGCGCTCTAAGGGAATCGACTTTCGGCCTGAGAGCTACAACTGGTCTGTCATTCAGGCGTTGATTTCGCGGGGCGATCGCCGCCTCGGCCCCGTTCTCGAACGCGTGCGCCACTATGGCGATAGCTTAGGCAGCTACCGCCGCGCCTTCAAAGACTTTCAGGGCCAAATTCCGCCGATGGAATACTACGTTCACGAAGACTGGGATCTCGATCAACCCCTGCCGTGGGATCACCTGCTAGGGCCTTTGCCCAAGGCCACTCTACAAAAGCACTTTGACTCGGCTGGAGTGGGCGCGATCGCAGTCTAA